The sequence CCTCCTGTTCAGCTACTGACGGGGTGGTGCGTAACGGCAAAAGCACTGCCGGACATCAGCGCTATCTCTGCTCTCACTGCCGTAAAACATGGCAACTGCAGTTCACTTACACCGCTTCTCAACCCGGTACGCACCAGAAAATCATTGATATGGCCATGAATGGCGTTGGATGCCGGGCAACCGCCCGCATTATGGGCGTTGGCCTCAACACGATTTTCCGCCATTTAAAAAACTCAGGCCGCAGTCGGTAACCTCGCGCATACAGCCGGGCAGTGACGTCATCGTCTGCGCGGAAATGGACGAACAGTGGGGATACGTCGGGGATAAATCGCGCCAGCGCTGGCTGTTTTACGCGTATGACAGGCTCCGGAAGACGGTTGTTGCGCACGTATTCGGTGAACGCACTATGGCGACGCTGGGGCGTCTTATGAGCCTGCTGTCACCCTTTGACGTGGTGATATGGATGACGGATGGCTGGCCGCTGTATGAATCCCGCCTGAAGGGAAAGCTGCACGTAATCAGCAAGCGATATACGCAGCGAATTGAGCGGCATAACCTGAATCTGAGGCAGCACCTGGCACGGCTGGGACGGAAGTCGCTGTCGTTCTCAAAATCGGTGGAGCTGCATGACAAAGTCATCGGGCATTATCTGAACATAAAACATTATCAATAAGTTGGAGTCATTACCTGTTTACGCTTGGAAAATATTACGAGCAAGAGGGCAGGGTATTATTACCTCTCGCCGTTCAGGTACATCATTCTGTCTGCGATGGTTTCCATGTGGCAAGGTTTTTTAATGAGTTACAAGAGGTCTGCGATGCGTTACCACAGCAGACCGGGCAACAGGAATGATGATGTGGCCATCAGGCCGCTTTAACCGCCCTGATTTTTTTACTGTCAGCTGCACCTGACTCGGTTTT comes from Enterobacter kobei and encodes:
- a CDS encoding IS1-like element IS1B family transposase (programmed frameshift); translation: MASVSISCPSCSATDGVVRNGKSTAGHQRYLCSHCRKTWQLQFTYTASQPGTHQKIIDMAMNGVGCRATARIMGVGLNTIFRHFKKLRPQSVTSRIQPGSDVIVCAEMDEQWGYVGDKSRQRWLFYAYDRLRKTVVAHVFGERTMATLGRLMSLLSPFDVVIWMTDGWPLYESRLKGKLHVISKRYTQRIERHNLNLRQHLARLGRKSLSFSKSVELHDKVIGHYLNIKHYQ